The following are encoded in a window of Roseivirga misakiensis genomic DNA:
- a CDS encoding HAD family hydrolase translates to MLKAVIFDMDGVIIDSEPLHQKAYYAMFKEVGIVVSDELYDTLRGKSTINVCRELIEIFQLKHSATEMVAIKRQHFDVIFKTDKTFDLIKGVRNIIEDYHQNGLTLVLASSASMQTINRIFDRFDLNKYFKAKLSGADLKASKPHPEIFVKATQATGFERSECLVIEDATNGIEAAKSAELFCIGFESIHSKNQDYRKADLVIKSFEEISFSRIKDILS, encoded by the coding sequence ATGCTGAAAGCTGTAATATTTGATATGGATGGAGTCATTATTGACAGTGAACCGCTGCATCAAAAGGCATACTACGCCATGTTTAAAGAGGTTGGTATTGTCGTTTCCGATGAACTATATGATACATTGAGGGGCAAGTCGACCATTAATGTCTGTCGCGAACTGATCGAGATATTTCAGTTGAAGCATTCGGCCACAGAAATGGTGGCCATCAAGCGACAGCATTTCGATGTAATCTTCAAAACTGACAAAACATTTGACCTCATTAAAGGAGTCAGAAATATCATTGAGGACTACCACCAAAACGGTTTGACACTCGTTCTAGCATCTTCTGCTTCTATGCAGACCATCAACAGGATTTTCGATCGTTTTGATCTCAACAAATATTTCAAGGCCAAACTCAGTGGTGCCGATCTGAAGGCTTCAAAACCACATCCTGAAATCTTTGTCAAGGCTACTCAAGCCACAGGGTTTGAGCGTTCAGAATGTTTGGTGATAGAAGATGCCACAAATGGCATTGAAGCTGCTAAAAGCGCTGAGCTCTTTTGCATTGGTTTTGAGAGTATACATTCAAAAAACCAAGACTACCGTAAGGCAGACTTGGTTATCAAAAGTTTCGAAGAGATTTCTTTCAGCCGCATCAAGGACATTCTCTCTTAA
- a CDS encoding LytR/AlgR family response regulator transcription factor — translation MKVLIVEDEQGGAQNLCDILLSINQEIEILAIVESVKESVDWIKSNVKPDLGFFDIRLADGDSFEIFEQIEIHFPIIFTSAYDEYALKAFKVNSVDYLLKPIEKEALKAALDKFHTIYANKTSTYHELLATITELRKTASRRYKQNLLVYYRDQIIPLSILDIAYFQLENEMVYCLTHRGDKYQIDQTLERISSQIDPELFFRANRQFIISRKSVQSASQHFNRKLKIKLSPAPKEELAISKTKAVPFKTWLES, via the coding sequence GTGAAAGTATTGATCGTTGAAGACGAACAAGGTGGTGCGCAAAATCTTTGCGACATATTACTTTCTATTAATCAGGAAATAGAAATTCTTGCCATTGTAGAAAGTGTAAAAGAAAGTGTTGACTGGATAAAGTCGAACGTTAAACCAGACCTTGGTTTCTTTGATATTAGACTGGCAGACGGTGATTCGTTTGAAATTTTTGAGCAAATAGAAATCCATTTTCCCATAATATTCACTTCAGCCTACGACGAATATGCTTTAAAAGCCTTCAAAGTAAACAGTGTAGACTATCTGCTCAAACCGATCGAAAAGGAGGCTCTGAAGGCAGCCTTAGACAAATTCCACACGATTTATGCCAACAAAACTTCGACCTATCATGAGTTGTTAGCAACCATCACTGAATTACGGAAAACAGCGTCAAGGCGCTATAAACAAAACCTATTAGTCTATTATCGAGACCAAATCATTCCGCTTTCAATTTTAGATATCGCCTATTTTCAATTGGAAAACGAAATGGTTTATTGCTTAACACATCGAGGAGACAAGTATCAAATAGATCAAACTCTAGAGAGAATTAGTAGTCAAATCGATCCCGAACTTTTCTTTAGGGCCAATAGACAGTTTATCATATCGAGAAAATCGGTGCAATCGGCTTCACAACACTTTAACAGGAAGTTAAAAATCAAGTTGAGTCCAGCACCAAAGGAAGAACTTGCAATCAGTAAAACGAAGGCTGTTCCATTTAAGACTTGGCTCGAGTCCTAA
- a CDS encoding sensor histidine kinase, with translation MRRTKDWSVALIVISGVIITVLLNLGTFKWAFSDDFTTQGIISQKRLQFGVLSIVTHFILFQLLGIFHFRWKDHLAKTTWPLTLNVSIIILLTLLLFFGLTYIQDLYSSENFITIKKEIALEYYIWNNLPIALIAIAEAYFLILWRKLRRSEVEKIQLKEEKSNAELAALKEQISPHFFFNTLSSLSSIVRNEHKEAGLEFIQALSNTYRYTLASKREELVNLNAELDFVKSYLFVLNKRFGEKLKCQFDVSDEHLLEKVPPMSIQLLVENATQHNIITKDKPLTISVYSDGKMICVENNLQEKPASDGLGLGLSNLKERYRLIAERDIIILKTEETFKVKIPLL, from the coding sequence ATGCGGCGCACAAAGGATTGGTCAGTAGCATTGATAGTAATCTCAGGAGTAATTATTACAGTATTATTGAATCTTGGTACTTTCAAGTGGGCCTTCTCAGACGACTTCACTACGCAGGGTATTATCTCGCAAAAACGTTTACAATTTGGCGTACTTTCGATTGTTACCCATTTCATCCTTTTCCAATTACTTGGAATATTTCATTTCCGATGGAAGGATCATTTAGCCAAAACGACTTGGCCACTTACCCTAAATGTCTCAATAATCATTTTATTGACATTGCTTCTTTTTTTCGGACTTACTTATATCCAAGACTTATATAGCAGCGAAAACTTCATTACCATCAAGAAAGAAATAGCGCTAGAATATTACATTTGGAATAACCTACCTATTGCCTTAATTGCTATAGCAGAGGCCTATTTCTTAATTTTATGGCGCAAATTAAGGCGGTCTGAAGTTGAAAAGATTCAGCTTAAAGAGGAGAAATCAAATGCAGAGTTAGCTGCCTTAAAAGAACAAATCAGCCCACATTTCTTCTTTAATACACTTAGCTCTTTGAGTAGTATTGTTAGAAACGAACATAAGGAAGCCGGCCTCGAATTTATCCAAGCTCTATCCAATACTTATCGATATACCTTAGCCAGTAAAAGAGAAGAATTGGTCAACTTAAATGCAGAATTAGATTTTGTAAAATCTTATTTGTTCGTTTTGAACAAACGTTTTGGTGAAAAGTTGAAGTGTCAGTTCGACGTGAGTGACGAACATCTATTAGAGAAAGTCCCTCCTATGTCTATTCAGTTACTGGTTGAAAATGCAACACAACATAATATCATCACAAAAGACAAACCTCTCACGATTAGTGTCTATAGTGATGGCAAAATGATTTGTGTTGAGAACAACTTACAAGAGAAACCCGCATCAGATGGTTTAGGTTTAGGGCTATCGAATCTAAAAGAACGCTATCGACTTATTGCTGAAAGAGATATTATTATCTTAAAAACTGAAGAAACGTTTAAGGTCAAAATTCCATTGTTGTGA